One Candidatus Methylomirabilota bacterium genomic window, GCGGCTGGCGCGCTTCCGGCCGACGGGTCGGGATGACGCGCGCGATCGCCGTCATCCCGGCCCGCTGGGCGTCCAAGCGGTTCCCGGGAAAGGCCCTGGCGGTGGCCGGAGGGAAGCCCCTCATCCGCCACGTCTGGGAGCGGGCACGGCACCTCACGGCGGTCGAGCGGGTGCTCGTCGCCACCGACGACGAGCGAATCGCCGGGACGGTCCGCGCGTTCGGGGGCGCGGTGGCCATGACGAGCCCGACGCATCCGAGCGGAACCGACCGCGTGGCCGAGGCGGTGCGGGGCGATCCGGCCGAGCTCGTGGTGAACCTCCAGGGGGACGAGCCGACCTTCGACGTCAAGGCGGTCGACGAGCTGGTGCGGCTGATGGCCGACGACCCGGTGATCCAGATGGGGACGCTCGCCCACCCGATCCGGGACGATGCCGAGCTCACGGACATCAACGCCACCAAGGTCGTCCTCGACCAGGGCGGCTATGCCCTCTACTTCTCCCGAGCGCCCATCCCGTACCGCCGACAGCCCGGGTTGGTGACGCCGCTGCGTCACATCGGGATCTACGTCTTTCGGGCCGGCTTCCTCCAGCGCTTCGCCGGCCTCCGGCCCACCCCGCTCGAGCTGACGGAGACGCTCGAGCAGCTCCGGACCCTGGAGCACGGCGTCCGCATCCGGGTGCTCCTGACGCCGCACGCGTCGCTCGGCGTCGACACGCCCGCCGACCTCGAGCGCTTCGCGGCGCACCTGGCGGCCGGCGGGGGCGCAGATTCGCGCGAGGGGCAGGCTCGGCTGTGACGACGGGCCGCGGCCGCGTGCTCTCGGGGATGCGCCCGACCGGGCGACTGCACCTCGGAAATCTGCTCGGGGCGCTCGACAACTGGGTCCGGCTCCAGGACGAGTACGATTGCTTCTATTTCGTGGCCGACTGGCACGCCCTCACCACCGAGATTCCGGGCAAGGGGGACCTCGGCATCAACACCCTGGAGA contains:
- the kdsB gene encoding 3-deoxy-manno-octulosonate cytidylyltransferase; the protein is MTRAIAVIPARWASKRFPGKALAVAGGKPLIRHVWERARHLTAVERVLVATDDERIAGTVRAFGGAVAMTSPTHPSGTDRVAEAVRGDPAELVVNLQGDEPTFDVKAVDELVRLMADDPVIQMGTLAHPIRDDAELTDINATKVVLDQGGYALYFSRAPIPYRRQPGLVTPLRHIGIYVFRAGFLQRFAGLRPTPLELTETLEQLRTLEHGVRIRVLLTPHASLGVDTPADLERFAAHLAAGGGADSREGQARL